Genomic segment of Malus domestica chromosome 15, GDT2T_hap1:
AACATGTTTGGCAGAGGGTACTAGTGGATGAATGATCTCTTGGAAAGTCTTTCGCGTGTTTGGGCGAGGGTGGTACTAGAAGTAGAATGAGTGACCTTTAAGATTTTCTTATGTGGTTATTTAacattacaaatttatattttagtgatatttctctctATTTAAAAGTGAGAAATCTCATTAATTACAAGCTCAATACCAAATTATTAGAATTGTCTTATTGTGCGTCTAGCCAAATCTCCTACCTTTTGATGTAAGTATATCGTCGAAATAAAAAACCAACTACCATCCTACAATCATCTGGTGAAAGTAGATAATTTtcctttaataaaataataaggcCTAAAAAATATTGCACGGGGCCTATGGAAATTCCATGGACCTGTCataatatctttttttctttttttctttttttttgccaaaaaaaatattttgcgaGTCATATGTCCACGTTGGGCTCACCATGCCACGATTCTGCATTATTGTTGTTCACGTGAGCTCCACGTCACTCATTAATAgagattttaatgaaaaatttaatataaatatgaAAATATCCCATAATCTTGATTTTGGTATGAgactgaaataaaaaaaagttgatgtataaaaatttgaaaaccaaaaTACTGCCCGATAGTAAAGTAAGAATTACTCTTGAAACTTTCCATCACGATTCAACTCATTCATGCTTGAAATTTGTacaacatttttatttattcctTAAATCTATTGAGATCTATTGAGTTATCAGTCTAAATTCAATCTCAAGTACCAAAAAAATCATCTAATGCGTgtagtttttcttttagttgTGCAAACATTGACTGGCCAGGTTGAATGTATTCATAAGACttattaagggaactttaacgaaaaacttctggtactattcactttaacgaaaaatcatatttttatactaaaaaatcaatcatggtaatattcactttaccttttattttgtctttatctttaaaactcaaagtttttaagttattttcattagttttttttttataaagtgaTTATCAACAGAAACACTTCAAAAGAAAGTGACGTGTCTTGAAGCATTCTTTCATCTTTTCATACCTGAAATTATTTTATTCATCCGAAGCCACAAACCACACTGAATATAGTATATACAACACATATTCTTCCGGTACATTTTAAAAGATTGAATAAAAtacttatttgtatttaataaaaacattatttGACGGCCATTTATAAGTTACATAAAGAAatgtatttaatataattattatttaaccGTTGAATGATAATGCATTAATACATATAAGTATTacccaaaataaaacaaaatacatatgtttatgggacaaggattgtctgcccttccgtgcccttctgtttttgtggtccatgtcaatattttatattattttttttatagagataataagacaaaaatgaatattaatataaaatgttgacgtgacttaaccgtgaccgcacaaacaggagggcacggaagTGGGAgcgcagacaatccttgtccatattTATGCTGTGCATTTTTATCCAAAATGTTCGCCAAAgtaaaaaaattatcttaatatgGATATTTGTCGATATTCAAGCCCTCAAATTTATAATGCCTATGATTCCAATTTGAACCCCTCCCCTCCCATTctattctctcttctttctttttttccctgGTTTTGGTAATTCCTATAACCTTTGGAATTCTAGAACTTAATATTGCTTGTCTTCTAGTCTTATTTTGTCCACATAAAGGATATACACTATATAATAAAGACATGATATACGTGTGTTAGTGAATTTTATGTCTATTAtagagatgatacaaatgtgaTATAAAAATTATGATAAGTGTAACATTACTCTTAACCAATGTTTAAATCTTTTTTTCACCTCTTTGTATGGTGTTCTCTAGTCTATGACTGGGAGCGAGCTAAACGGCCGAGGCATCTATGAAGATACAGTTAAAACGGTTGGAATGCCCGCCAAATGTCCAAAACTACATGTAGCAGTCGGACACCTAATACACAAAAAAGGGGACACATTGTTTAGCAACAACACAAATCAATCAAATAACACCAAAAATTGGACATCACAGTGACAGCTTTTTTCGTGagaatcaaaaccctaatctctACAATAAAAGCACTGCTTAGTTGCTGCTAAATCCACAAGTTCTCTACAAACTGCTTAAGCTTAAGCACTTTTGGAGTGCCTGTGTGCGACATTTTTTTGGGGTGTGATAAGGAAACAAAATGAGCAACATCACATACGCTCCTTTGCCTATTAACCTCATACCGGATGAGGCCAGTCCGGCATGGATGAACAAAGGTGACAACGCGTGGCAGCTGACAGCCGCAACTTTGGTCGGCCTCCAGAGTGTCCCGGGGCTCATAATCCTATACGGTGGTGCGGTGAAGAAGAAATGGGCTGTGAACTCGGCTTTCATGGCACTCTATGCATTTGCTTGTGTTCTTATTTGTTGGGTTGGTTGGGGATACCAAATGTCATTTGGGGATGTCCTAATCAAGGGTCTTCGGTTTTGGGGGAAACCTGACGTGGCACTTAACCAGGAGTATCTCTTGGAGCAGGCATTTATGGGGAAAATACCAAATGCCACAATGGTTTATTTCCAATTTGTGTTTGCAGCAATTACTTTGATTTTAATTGCTGGGGCGCTTTTGGGAAGGATGAACTTTTATGCTTGGATGTTGTTTGTGCCTTTATGGCTAACTTTTTCATACACCATTGGAGCTTTTAGTATTTGGAGCCCTAATGGTTTTCTTTCCAGGAGAGGACTCATTGATTATTCTGGTGGGTATGTGATCCATCTTTCTTCTGGTGTTGCTGGGTTCACAGCTGCCTATTGGGTAGGAAAACCCTTCTTTTCattcttctttttgttcttgCTCTTTCCGGTGTCTTCATAAATTAGTCCCTCGGAAATCTCTTTCATAGTAGAAAACAATAAGCACCTTttcgatgaaaaaaaaaaaatggactaAACTGTTATTGGACTCGAATATCATTGCATCGAACATTAATAGTTGTTAGGCGAGGTTTTTTTCTTTGTGTAGTTTGATTCGTTAAGTGTTTCTCACTAATATTAACAGTTACACTACGCTAGGTATCTTTTCAATTGCTAAACTTTAATGTGGAGCACATTTTGTAGCAAAATTACTTTCTCTTACCCCTTTGAAGTCTACTCTTTTCAAACACTTTTGCAATACATGTCTCAAAACCAGAAACTTCTTAAGAAATATGATTTGATTCGGGGTCTAATTCGCAATGCAGGTTGGTCCACGTTCGAAGAAAGACAGGGCAAGTTTTCCTCCCAACAACATTCTTCTTATGTTGACTGGTGCAGGACTTCTCTGGATGGGCTGGACAGGGTTTAATGGCGGAGACCCTTACGTGGTCAGTGTTGATGCCTCCTTGGCTGTGCTGAACACTCATGTCTGCACTGCTACCAGTTTGCTCACTTGGCTTTTGCTTGACATCACTTTCTTCCGTAAACCTTCGGTCATCGGGGCAGTTCAGGGAATGATCACTGGTTTAGTTTGCATCACCCCTGCTGCTGGTAAGTTCACAAAATCTACAGTTTTGCATATCCGTCACATAAATTCTCTATGCAGGACATCCTGTCTTTAAGAGGCACGACGCTGTGATAAAATCTCACTTctactcaattttcttcaaagTTCAGTTTTAGGTTTGAAGTATCAAATTTCGGTACCAGATACTAATAGCCATTATTGTTGCATTTTCAATCTCCTAtataggtgttgtgcaaggctGGGCAGCAATACTAATGGGGTTATTTTCTGGCTCAATCCCTTGGTTTACCATGATGGTTGTCCACAAGAGATCTTTGCTCCTTCAGAAAGTTGACGACACAATGGCCGTCTTCCACACTCATGCCATTGCCGGCGGCCTTGGTGGAATCCTCACCGGTCTCTTTGGCCACCCGCGGCTTAGCTTCTTGTTCTATAACACTTACGGAAACTATGTTGGCCTATTCTATGGTTTCCAGATGGGAGGTCCCAACGTGCACACCGGCTTTCGTCAAGTGGGAATCCAACTGCTCGGGATCTTTTACATTGTGACACTAAATGTTGTGGTTACAAGCATTATATGTTTTCTGATTCGGTTCATCGTGCCGCTACGGATGTCGGCGGAGGATATGGAGATTGGTGATGAAGCAGCTCATGGGGAAGAAGCTTATGCTATCTGGGGACAAGGCGAAAAGCTTGACAATTCAAGGTTTGGAGGATATGATATTGAATCATCAGCTGCCAAAAGTAGAGCAGCTGCTGGACAAATTGAAATGGCTTAAAATTCATAGATTTTGATGCTACAAATTGCTCAACGGATTCTTCAAAGGATAACAGCTTTGTAATGTTGAATTCTATCTGTACTAGAGAGATTTTCAGATTCTGATTTCTTACGGAAAATTTCAATAAACTTAATAATATCACAAGTTTCGATATAATATCTAACGGctaaaaaatctcaaagaatAGGGTACCTCGGAGCATACTGGAAAGCCGGAATATCGAATTGATAGCATCTGCTGGCCAACTGAAAAGGAAACACAGCTGACCATGTAGCAATTACATATCTTATTTTCCACCACTATACAAAACTATTTGCAATAACACCACTGTCAACAGCGGAGCTATCATAATCagctctattttttttttttttataaatttgataCATAAACTTGATAATAAAATTCATATATGTTAAAATACTTTTGAAGTTAAGTCGGAGATATCAATGATGGAATATTAACAAGGTATCTGATGATAAGCTAGTCTCATGCGTAcattaatacacacacacatatatatatatatatattatgttttaTTATTGGTAAATAGATAATGTAGCAACACCAAATAAAGGGACAAAAGGGAGAGCTCCCATGCAAAGAGCCAAATTACAAAGCAGCAAGAAGAAACAAGCACCCAAAAAGCCTTAAAACCAACGGGTTGCAAAAGATGCAAAGGGAACAGACCAAGCAAGGAACAAAAGAAACTGCAAACCAAGTAGAAAAGACTTGGAAGGAATCAAAAGTAGACCTCTAAATTTGGATCCATAACCTCatgaaattaaaaaccaaaaataaaaaaggttacTATCAAAGCAATATGTAAATGATGAGCTGTAACCCCATCATATAGGTGTAGCCCTACTATTTTCTATGAACCAACAAAGAAGTGCGGAATGAGAATCAAACTCAGGACCCCTTGCAAAGAAGGCTTTGAAATCTTGTTGAGTATGGACTAGATTCAAAAGTTTAAATTATCAAAGAATGAGCCAACAATATGTATCAAGCTTACAATACCAAAACCATGTCTGAATCTGACACTACTGATAGAATTTAAAATCTTATCTCATCTTACACAATATTTTCGGAGCATCATATCAAGCCACAAAATCTCTTGTATGATTTCTTATCTAGAACttgaaatttataaattattttctaaacccccttttttttttaatttctgaaaagACTCTGAAAATTTTATCTCATCGTATCCCCAATTTTGTGTGGCGCGTCATCTTATTTGATTTCTTACCTTCATTCATCTTATTCTCAGACAAACTCATTTCTGCACTTGAAAACCCATCACTTATATTTTTCCTCCTAACAAATGAGCCGAGCTGCTCATGACTGATGAGGGATTACTTCGCCCCACAAGGGGAGTTTTTCCCCAACAATTTTCTCAGGCATGATCAAGGCCACACCCCTTCGAGTTCGACCATATACAACATGATGTTGTCACTCATTGcaattatttataaataaataaataaaataaaaaacaaaatcgaaaaacccaaaaataatcCAGTAATTTGAGGCCCAGCAGCACAGCAGAAGTAGCTAGGTAGGCCCTATATACAACAAAAAGCACATTGAAACTTGCTTGTATTTTATATATGCATATGAtagtgtttggacccaaatttacatcatcggcctgtataatcaaggccgttgagtaagcatagttctcaaccgtcggatggaaaagtgtggataattttttgttattatcaaaggataatattatgatatcataataattatcttttaatttgatCTTGGCATATTTTTAAACGTGATGAATAGGATGTAGATTATATCCCCAAGCAAGCGGTACAATTCAATTTGAGTTGAGGTGTGTGTGGACGTGTGGATTGGATATGCTGCAAGTTGATATTAAAGAAAGGGGATCAGGATGCGTGCATGGATGGGGGTGATGAGATAAGAAGCCTAGGTAGGCTTGGCCTTTAGTCATGATGTGATAATTCCATTAAAGGTGATGAGATAGGAGGCTTAGGTAGGCTATGTCTTTGGTCATGATGTGATAATCTtggatatgtttttatttatttattgaaaattACGGATAGCCATCTGGAAGATAGGCTTTAGCCTATGTCAGTTTTTCATTCCACCAGTTAGAGTTGCAATTGGACTCTACTATCTGGCCGTGCCAAGTAGAAGACAGAATGATATAAATACAAGATGCTCTGCGACGGAGAGAgcacctccaattcaacacacaaactgccctgcgcaaaccctcactctacgcgaaacctcttaacaaccttgagatttttattttcctttttcgccaacacatcttcagtttggataaacagcactgttgccgtagaatcagccgacaaCAGaaccgactggttatctatccaagtctcggtcgagaaggattttcgaatccttattggcagaggtcatctcattagcctttttggcgaagtgaggtgttacaagttactacattcggcgcATTGAAAGCTGGATTTGATATTGAATtttgcagaactagcagccttgtcttcaggctctagaaccctaaggccgagacgtgttccttcctcggccgcagtcgcgagattcagaagttagcagcgcacccaacctaacatcaacatattttacttctCGGCCAAGCTCGGCCGATGAGTTGGTATGCCCgcatacaaccgaatgacgtagttagctcattagttactcggtctgcgtgccacgtaggcttagtagtttttagggtcaacagataGTCACAATACTCACAGGCACAACCTAGCATTTAGCAGAtgaattttgaagttttgaaccctaattatttataaaataattaacaagGCCTTGGAATCTGCAGGGTGGAGAACATGTGGAATGtgttaataatataaaatgtcagAAAATT
This window contains:
- the LOC103431434 gene encoding ammonium transporter 2 member 5-like — translated: MSNITYAPLPINLIPDEASPAWMNKGDNAWQLTAATLVGLQSVPGLIILYGGAVKKKWAVNSAFMALYAFACVLICWVGWGYQMSFGDVLIKGLRFWGKPDVALNQEYLLEQAFMGKIPNATMVYFQFVFAAITLILIAGALLGRMNFYAWMLFVPLWLTFSYTIGAFSIWSPNGFLSRRGLIDYSGGYVIHLSSGVAGFTAAYWVGPRSKKDRASFPPNNILLMLTGAGLLWMGWTGFNGGDPYVVSVDASLAVLNTHVCTATSLLTWLLLDITFFRKPSVIGAVQGMITGLVCITPAAGVVQGWAAILMGLFSGSIPWFTMMVVHKRSLLLQKVDDTMAVFHTHAIAGGLGGILTGLFGHPRLSFLFYNTYGNYVGLFYGFQMGGPNVHTGFRQVGIQLLGIFYIVTLNVVVTSIICFLIRFIVPLRMSAEDMEIGDEAAHGEEAYAIWGQGEKLDNSRFGGYDIESSAAKSRAAAGQIEMA